One window of Triticum dicoccoides isolate Atlit2015 ecotype Zavitan chromosome 5A, WEW_v2.0, whole genome shotgun sequence genomic DNA carries:
- the LOC119302384 gene encoding NDR1/HIN1-like protein 1: protein MGKDCGNHGDDHLRNGCRRLLAVLLVLAFIVAIITLIVYLVLRPTHPRFFLQDASLRQLNLSNSSGLLSTSLQVTVASRNPNDRVGVYYDRLDVYASYKYQQITVAASLPAVYQGHGDVDVWSPVLDGPNVPFAPYLASAISQDCQAGYLILQVKIDGRVRWKVGSWISGHYHLFVTCPAFLVTSGGNGAPGASGFKFQTTTYCHVEV from the coding sequence ATGGGCAAGGACTGCGGCAACCACGGCGACGACCACCTCCGGAACGGCTGCCGGCGCCTCCTGGCCGTGCTCCTGGTCCTGGCCTTCATCGTCGCCATAATCACCCTCATCGTCTACTTGGTGCTCCGCCCCACCCACCCGCGCTTTTTCCTCCAGGACGCCTCCCTCCGGCAGCTCAACCTCTCCAACTCCTCGGGCCTCCTTTCCACCTCCCTCCAGGTCACCGTAGCCTCCCGCAACCCCAACGACCGCGTCGGTGTCTACTACGACCGCCTCGACGTCTACGCCTCCTACAAGTACCAGCAGATCACCGTCGCCGCCTCGCTCCCGGCGGTCTACCAGGGCCACGGCGACGTAGACGTATGGTCACCAGTGCTCGACGGGCCCAACGTGCCCTTCGCGCCGTACCTCGCCAGCGCCATCTCCCAGGACTGCCAGGCTGGCTACCTCATCCTCCAGGTCAAGATCGACGGCCGCGTCAGGTGGAAGGTCGGCAGCTGGATCTCTGGCCACTACCACCTCTTCGTCACCTGCCCGGCCTTCCTCGTCACCAGCGGCGGCAACGGCGCACCAGGGGCTAGCGGGTTCAAGTTCCAGACGACCACTTACTGCCACGTAGAGGTCTAG